A single window of Flavobacterium sp. 140616W15 DNA harbors:
- the nusA gene encoding transcription termination factor NusA → MENLALIDSFSEFKDDKLIDRVTLMAILEDVFRNALKKKYGSDDNFDIIINPDKGDMEIWRRRVIVADEDLDFENEEITLTEARRIEADFEIGEEVSEEVKLIDLGRRAILALRQNLISKIHEHDNTNLYKQFKDIIGDIYTAEVHHVRPRVVILVDDEGNEIVLPKEKQIPSDFFRKGDNVRGIIESVELKGNKPQIIMSRTSEKFLEKLFEQEIPEVFDGLITVKNVVRIPGEKAKVAVDSYDDRIDPVGACVGMKGSRIHGIVRELGNENIDVINYTSNIQLYITRALSPAKVSSIKINEETKRAEVFLKLEEVSKAIGRGGHNIKLAGQLTGYELDVIREGDVASGEDDDVELTEFSDEIEGWVIEEFAKIGLDTAKSILKQEVEDLVRRTDLEEETILDVIRILKEEFDS, encoded by the coding sequence ATGGAAAATTTAGCATTAATCGATTCATTCTCAGAGTTTAAAGATGATAAACTTATTGATCGTGTAACGCTTATGGCAATCTTAGAAGATGTATTTAGAAATGCATTGAAGAAAAAATACGGTTCAGATGATAACTTCGATATTATCATAAATCCTGATAAGGGAGATATGGAAATTTGGAGAAGAAGAGTAATTGTTGCTGACGAAGATCTTGATTTTGAAAATGAGGAAATTACTTTGACAGAAGCAAGAAGAATTGAAGCGGATTTTGAAATAGGAGAAGAAGTTTCTGAAGAAGTAAAATTAATTGATTTAGGTAGAAGAGCTATATTAGCTTTGCGCCAAAATTTGATTTCTAAAATACACGAACACGACAATACTAATCTTTATAAGCAATTTAAAGATATTATTGGTGATATTTATACTGCCGAGGTGCACCATGTTCGCCCAAGAGTTGTAATTTTGGTGGATGATGAAGGAAATGAAATTGTATTACCAAAAGAAAAACAAATTCCATCAGACTTTTTCCGTAAAGGAGATAACGTTCGTGGAATTATTGAAAGCGTTGAATTAAAAGGGAACAAGCCACAAATTATAATGTCTAGAACTTCAGAGAAGTTTTTAGAGAAATTATTTGAACAAGAAATTCCTGAAGTATTCGACGGATTGATTACAGTTAAAAATGTAGTTAGAATACCAGGAGAGAAAGCAAAAGTAGCGGTAGATTCTTACGATGATAGAATTGATCCTGTTGGAGCTTGTGTTGGTATGAAAGGTTCACGTATTCACGGAATTGTTCGTGAGTTAGGAAATGAGAATATAGATGTTATTAATTATACTAGTAACATTCAATTATATATTACAAGGGCTTTAAGTCCTGCAAAAGTATCTTCAATTAAAATTAATGAAGAAACTAAAAGAGCCGAAGTTTTCTTGAAATTAGAGGAAGTTTCTAAAGCTATCGGTAGAGGTGGTCATAACATTAAACTAGCAGGTCAATTAACAGGCTACGAGCTTGATGTTATTAGAGAAGGAGATGTAGCAAGCGGTGAAGACGACGATGTCGAATTAACTGAGTTCTCTGATGAAATCGAAGGATGGGTTATCGAGGAGTTTGCTAAAATAGGATTGGATACTGCAAAGAGTATTTTAAAACAAGAAGTAGAAGATTTAGTAAGAAGAACAGACCTAGAAGAGGAAACAATTCTGGATGTAATCCGTATACTAAAAGAAGAGTTTGATAGTTAG
- the infB gene encoding translation initiation factor IF-2, whose translation MSEERVIRINKVLRELNISLERAVDYLKDKGIAIDANPNAKISNQEFNILQSQFAGDKGNKEASKEVGEEKRKEKEALRVEREKEIEDKRKQDEERQKQQEVIKARAVVTAPVQVGKINLNPKKPAIIPNTPSVAAEPEKVETPKEVVKEEKPVEKEVVQPVQPPVAVTEKKEEKPVVEKKEIKPEVVVLAEKAPVVKTEPAVVTPPVEESITTQYQKLSGTTLTGQTIDLSQFNKPKKKKEDPKITPNKPGAPGAAANNANKNKRKRIAPKPGAPRPAVPPGTPNPNKITPNTGGAGGGFNANRSSRPGFVKGNRPAIVAKVEPTEEEVKNQIRETLEKLQGKGGKSKAAKYRRDKRDTHRQKSDDEQRALDEGSKTIKVTEFVTVGEIAIMMDVPITKVIGTCMSLGIMVTMNQRLDAETLTIVADEFGYEVEFITVDIEEAIEVVEDKEEDLVVRAPIVTVMGHVDHGKTSLLDYIRKENVIAGESGGITQHIGAYGVTLENGQKIAFLDTPGHEAFTAMRARGAQVTDIAIIVIAADDDIMPQTKEAISHAQAAGVPIIFAINKVDKPNANPEKIKERLASMNLLVEDWGGKIQSHDISAKTGLGVKELLEKVLLEAEILDLKSNPNKAAQGTVVEAFLDKGKGYVSTILVQHGTLKIGDYMLAGKHHGKIKAMHDERGHTVLQAGPSTPVSVLGLDGAATAGDKFNVFEDEKEAKQIASKRSQLMREQSVRTQRHITLDEIGRRIALGQFKELNVILKGDVDGSVEALSDSFSKLSTEEIQINIIHKGVGAITETDVMLASASDAIIIGFNVRPAGNARQLADKEEIDIRYYSIIYAAIDDLKDAMEGMLAPEMKEEILGTAEIREIFKISKVGSIAGCMVMDGKIARNSKIRVIRDGVVVFTGELLALKRFKDDVKEVSKGYDCGIQIKNFNDIEERDVIEAYHEVAIKKKLK comes from the coding sequence ATGTCTGAAGAGAGAGTAATAAGAATAAACAAGGTTTTAAGGGAATTAAATATTTCATTAGAAAGAGCTGTGGATTATCTAAAAGATAAGGGAATTGCTATTGATGCAAATCCAAACGCAAAAATTTCTAATCAGGAATTTAATATCCTACAAAGCCAATTTGCGGGCGATAAGGGAAATAAGGAGGCTTCTAAAGAAGTTGGAGAGGAAAAGAGAAAAGAGAAAGAAGCATTGCGTGTAGAACGTGAAAAAGAAATTGAAGACAAACGCAAGCAAGACGAAGAGCGCCAAAAACAACAAGAGGTTATAAAAGCGAGAGCTGTTGTAACTGCTCCAGTTCAAGTTGGTAAAATAAATCTAAATCCAAAAAAACCTGCAATTATTCCAAACACTCCTTCAGTAGCAGCAGAGCCAGAAAAAGTTGAAACACCTAAGGAAGTTGTAAAAGAAGAAAAACCTGTTGAAAAAGAGGTAGTTCAACCTGTACAACCACCAGTTGCTGTTACTGAGAAAAAAGAAGAAAAACCAGTTGTAGAGAAAAAAGAAATTAAGCCAGAAGTAGTGGTTCTTGCAGAAAAAGCACCTGTTGTAAAAACGGAGCCTGCTGTAGTTACGCCTCCTGTTGAAGAATCTATAACAACACAATATCAAAAATTATCTGGAACGACTCTTACAGGACAGACAATTGATTTATCTCAATTTAATAAGCCAAAAAAGAAAAAGGAAGATCCAAAGATAACTCCTAATAAACCAGGAGCTCCAGGAGCAGCTGCTAATAACGCTAATAAAAATAAGCGTAAAAGAATTGCTCCTAAGCCAGGTGCGCCTAGGCCGGCTGTGCCACCAGGAACACCAAATCCTAATAAAATTACTCCAAATACTGGAGGAGCAGGAGGAGGATTTAATGCTAACAGAAGTTCAAGACCAGGTTTCGTAAAAGGAAACCGTCCTGCAATTGTAGCTAAGGTTGAGCCTACTGAAGAGGAAGTAAAAAACCAAATTAGAGAGACGCTTGAGAAATTACAAGGTAAAGGTGGTAAATCAAAAGCTGCTAAATACCGTAGAGATAAAAGAGATACGCACCGTCAGAAATCTGATGATGAGCAAAGAGCTTTAGACGAAGGAAGTAAAACTATTAAGGTTACTGAGTTTGTTACTGTAGGAGAAATTGCTATCATGATGGATGTGCCAATTACTAAAGTTATTGGTACTTGTATGTCACTTGGAATCATGGTTACCATGAATCAGCGTCTAGATGCAGAAACATTAACAATTGTAGCTGATGAGTTCGGTTATGAGGTTGAATTTATTACTGTAGATATTGAAGAAGCTATTGAGGTAGTTGAAGATAAAGAAGAAGATTTAGTAGTTAGAGCACCAATTGTAACTGTAATGGGTCACGTCGATCACGGTAAAACATCTTTACTGGATTATATCCGTAAAGAAAATGTTATCGCTGGTGAGTCTGGAGGTATTACACAGCATATTGGAGCATATGGAGTAACATTAGAGAATGGTCAAAAAATTGCATTTTTAGATACACCAGGTCACGAGGCGTTTACCGCGATGCGTGCACGTGGAGCTCAGGTTACGGATATTGCTATTATTGTAATTGCGGCAGATGATGATATCATGCCACAAACAAAAGAGGCTATTTCTCATGCGCAAGCTGCTGGAGTGCCAATTATATTTGCTATCAATAAAGTTGATAAGCCAAATGCTAATCCAGAGAAAATAAAAGAAAGATTAGCAAGTATGAATTTACTTGTTGAGGATTGGGGAGGAAAAATCCAATCGCATGATATTTCTGCAAAAACAGGATTAGGTGTAAAAGAATTATTAGAAAAAGTATTGCTAGAGGCAGAGATTTTAGATTTAAAATCAAACCCAAATAAGGCAGCGCAAGGAACTGTTGTAGAGGCTTTCTTAGATAAAGGAAAAGGATATGTTTCAACTATCTTAGTTCAACACGGAACGCTTAAAATTGGGGATTATATGTTGGCTGGTAAACATCATGGTAAAATTAAAGCCATGCATGATGAAAGAGGGCATACAGTTTTACAAGCTGGTCCATCAACTCCAGTGTCTGTTTTAGGACTGGATGGTGCGGCAACTGCAGGTGATAAGTTTAATGTATTTGAAGATGAAAAAGAAGCGAAACAAATTGCTTCAAAACGTTCTCAATTAATGCGTGAACAATCTGTACGTACGCAAAGACATATTACGTTAGATGAAATTGGACGTCGTATTGCTCTTGGTCAATTTAAAGAATTGAATGTGATCCTTAAAGGAGATGTTGATGGTTCTGTAGAAGCATTATCTGATTCATTCTCTAAATTATCTACTGAAGAAATTCAAATTAATATTATCCATAAAGGAGTTGGAGCGATTACTGAAACAGACGTTATGTTGGCTTCTGCATCAGATGCGATTATTATCGGATTTAATGTTCGTCCAGCAGGTAATGCAAGACAATTAGCAGATAAAGAAGAAATTGATATCCGTTACTACTCTATTATCTATGCAGCTATCGATGACTTGAAAGATGCAATGGAAGGAATGTTGGCTCCAGAGATGAAAGAAGAAATTCTTGGTACTGCAGAAATTAGAGAGATATTCAAAATTTCTAAAGTTGGATCTATTGCAGGATGTATGGTAATGGATGGTAAAATAGCAAGAAACTCTAAAATTAGAGTTATCAGAGATGGTGTTGTTGTATTTACTGGAGAGTTATTAGCATTGAAACGTTTCAAAGATGATGTTAAAGAAGTTAGTAAAGGATACGATTGTGGTATTCAAATTAAGAACTTTAATGATATCGAAGAGCGTGATGTAATTGAAGCTTACCATGAAGTAGCAATAAAAAAGAAATTGAAATAA
- a CDS encoding SPOR domain-containing protein, with the protein MRILTPRKKALYTLLLLISACNINAQDQNITVNQDPKFEQLLNEKRKINASISVNDSYKIQIFSGKSEEAKKTLMDFKQEFKNIDGTIIFNTPNYKVMVGNFKSRIEAERNLVDIKRRYKNVFLIKPGK; encoded by the coding sequence ATGAGAATTTTAACTCCTAGAAAAAAAGCACTTTACACACTATTACTACTAATTTCAGCATGTAACATTAATGCGCAAGATCAAAACATTACAGTAAATCAAGACCCAAAATTCGAACAATTATTAAACGAAAAACGTAAAATTAACGCGTCAATTAGCGTTAATGATAGCTACAAAATCCAGATTTTTAGTGGCAAGAGTGAAGAAGCAAAAAAAACACTTATGGACTTCAAACAAGAGTTCAAAAACATAGATGGCACCATAATTTTCAATACACCAAATTACAAAGTTATGGTTGGTAATTTTAAAAGCAGAATTGAAGCTGAAAGAAACTTAGTTGATATAAAAAGAAGATACAAAAATGTATTCCTCATCAAACCAGGGAAATAA
- a CDS encoding c-type cytochrome: MEKVGNHNSISRKLFLSLGLTLIFSLSSFAQDAATTAAPEAAPVATQGGDPVKGKELFNANCAACHKLDGKSTGPELRGVAEKHDKAWLYKWIHNSSDMIKSGDPVAVKLFADHNKAVMTSFPQLSEGDIDNIIAYTSTPKAEAPAATATTAVPGTGGESGSISNNVILGALALVMGMLVVMLYLVNNVLRKVAKANGIDVTPKEPRVSLWKAFARNQFLVLVASIFLLLASGYFVYGYLMQVGVDQNYEPIQPIHYSHKIHAGDNEINCKYCHSASRVSKTAGIPSLNVCMNCHKNISEVAETTATPEYSKAFYDEQIQKLYNAVGWDKTTQTYTGKTQPVKWVRIHNLPDFVYFNHSQHVTVAGIECQTCHGPVQEYEIMKQYSKLTMGWCIDCHRKTDVKMEGNEYYTKIHEELSKKYGVEKLTAAQMGGLECGKCHY; this comes from the coding sequence ATGGAAAAGGTGGGTAACCATAATTCGATCTCAAGGAAATTATTTTTAAGCTTAGGGCTAACGTTAATTTTCTCGCTAAGTTCATTTGCACAAGATGCTGCTACTACAGCAGCGCCTGAAGCTGCTCCAGTAGCAACTCAAGGAGGTGATCCGGTAAAGGGTAAAGAACTTTTTAATGCAAATTGTGCTGCATGTCACAAACTAGATGGAAAATCGACAGGTCCTGAATTAAGGGGCGTGGCGGAAAAACATGATAAAGCTTGGCTTTACAAGTGGATTCATAATAGTTCTGACATGATTAAGTCAGGTGATCCTGTGGCTGTGAAGCTTTTTGCAGATCATAACAAGGCTGTAATGACTTCGTTTCCTCAATTGTCAGAGGGAGACATAGATAATATTATTGCTTATACATCTACTCCTAAAGCTGAAGCTCCAGCTGCAACTGCTACTACTGCTGTACCAGGAACAGGGGGAGAAAGCGGTTCTATCTCTAATAATGTTATCCTAGGAGCACTTGCTCTTGTAATGGGTATGTTGGTAGTGATGCTTTACTTAGTAAACAATGTTTTAAGAAAAGTTGCTAAAGCAAATGGAATCGATGTTACTCCTAAAGAGCCTAGAGTTTCTTTATGGAAAGCGTTTGCTAGAAATCAATTTTTGGTTTTAGTTGCTTCAATATTCTTATTGTTAGCAAGTGGTTATTTTGTTTACGGTTACTTAATGCAAGTAGGTGTTGATCAGAATTATGAGCCAATTCAGCCAATACATTATTCTCATAAAATTCACGCAGGAGATAACGAGATCAATTGTAAATATTGTCACTCTGCTTCACGTGTAAGTAAAACTGCAGGTATTCCATCTTTAAATGTTTGTATGAACTGTCATAAAAATATTTCAGAGGTTGCTGAAACTACTGCTACACCAGAGTACAGTAAAGCTTTTTACGATGAACAAATACAAAAATTATACAACGCTGTTGGTTGGGATAAAACAACTCAAACGTATACAGGGAAAACGCAACCAGTAAAATGGGTTCGTATTCATAATTTACCTGATTTCGTTTATTTTAATCACTCACAACACGTTACAGTTGCTGGTATTGAATGTCAAACTTGTCACGGTCCAGTACAAGAGTATGAAATCATGAAACAATATTCTAAGTTAACAATGGGATGGTGTATTGATTGCCATAGAAAAACTGATGTTAAGATGGAAGGGAATGAGTATTATACTAAAATACACGAAGAGCTTTCTAAAAAATACGGTGTAGAGAAATTGACTGCAGCGCAAATGGGAGGTTTAGAGTGTGGTAAATGCCACTATTAA
- a CDS encoding TAT-variant-translocated molybdopterin oxidoreductase, protein MSSNKKYWKSVEELDENSSIVEALRNNEFVEEIPTDEFLGNEGALASSSTSRRDFLKYVGFSTAAVTLAACEGPVHKSIPYVLQPEQIIPGIADYYATTVFDGFDFANLLVKTREGRPIKIDNNTISGAKFSANARIHASILSLYDSMRLKEPKLEGKNATWSAVDLKIKSSIAEANAKGGQIVLLTNTLASPSTEKLIAEFIAKNPNAKHVVYDAVSSSSALDAFETVYGERALVNYDFSKASLIVSVGADFLGDWQGGGYDAAYAQGRIPRNGKMSRHFQLEANMTLSGAAADKRLPMSTANQKQALVLIYNIVTGSSVAVSLDSQFKAEVTKAAQQLKAAGSKGVLVSGIQDKNAQLLVLAINQALASEAFTTSETRQIRKGSDAKVAQLINDMKAGSVHTLLMSGVNPVYTLADSESFATGLKKVKTSVAFSLKEDETALLSTIAAPVPHYLESWNDVSITKGTYGLTQPTIRPIFDTKQFQDVLLSLTGASGTFYDYIKANASGIIAGSSWNKVLHDGIFVGSSTALSAGSVDYTAAANAVSQSKALGDFELVLYTKTGMGDGQQANNPWLQEFPDPITRVSWDNYVTVSNADAKSLNMTNEIVANGGLNGSYATITTADGVKLENVPVIVQPGQAVGTIGLALGYGRKAALKEEMIVGLNAYSLYKGFNDIQSVKLAKASGEHEFACVQGQKTLMGRGDIIKETSLEIFNTKDAEFWNEQPKVSLDHNEVNATSVDLWDSFDRSTGHHFNLSIDLNACTGCGACVIACHAENNVPVVGKSEVRRSRDMHWLRIDRYYSSESTFAGDNERKDNIAGLSSSLSTFNEMEKAGDNPQVSFQPVMCQHCNHAPCETVCPVAATSHGRQGQNQMAYNRCVGTRYCANNCPYKVRRFNWFLYNKNSEFDYHMNDDLGRMVLNPDVNVRSRGVMEKCSMCIQMTQATILKAKNEGRSVVDGEFQTACSNACSSGAMIFGDVNDKESQVTKLAADDRMYHLLEHVGTKPNVIYHVKVRNT, encoded by the coding sequence ATGTCATCAAACAAAAAATACTGGAAAAGTGTTGAAGAGCTAGACGAAAATAGTTCTATTGTTGAGGCGCTTAGAAATAACGAATTTGTTGAAGAAATTCCTACTGATGAATTTTTAGGAAATGAAGGAGCTTTGGCTTCTTCTTCAACATCGCGTCGTGACTTTTTAAAGTACGTTGGGTTTAGTACTGCAGCAGTAACGCTTGCAGCTTGCGAAGGCCCTGTTCACAAATCGATACCTTATGTACTTCAACCAGAACAAATCATACCAGGAATAGCAGATTATTATGCTACTACTGTTTTTGATGGTTTCGATTTTGCTAATCTTTTAGTAAAGACACGTGAAGGGCGTCCTATTAAAATTGACAACAACACAATTTCAGGAGCGAAATTTTCAGCCAATGCTAGAATTCATGCGTCTATATTATCATTGTATGATAGTATGCGTTTGAAAGAACCAAAGTTGGAAGGAAAAAATGCAACTTGGTCTGCTGTTGATTTAAAAATTAAATCTAGTATTGCTGAGGCAAATGCTAAAGGTGGACAAATTGTTTTGTTAACAAATACTTTAGCAAGTCCATCGACTGAAAAATTAATAGCTGAGTTTATAGCTAAAAACCCTAATGCAAAACATGTTGTATATGACGCAGTTTCGTCATCATCTGCTTTGGATGCATTTGAAACGGTTTATGGTGAAAGAGCTTTAGTTAATTACGATTTCTCAAAAGCATCACTTATCGTTTCGGTAGGAGCTGACTTTTTAGGAGATTGGCAAGGAGGAGGGTATGACGCTGCTTACGCACAAGGACGTATTCCAAGAAATGGAAAAATGTCTCGTCACTTCCAATTAGAAGCAAACATGACTTTGTCTGGTGCTGCTGCTGATAAGCGTTTGCCTATGTCAACTGCAAATCAAAAACAAGCATTAGTACTTATATACAATATTGTAACAGGTTCTTCTGTTGCTGTTAGTTTAGACAGCCAGTTCAAAGCTGAAGTTACAAAAGCAGCTCAACAATTAAAAGCTGCTGGTTCAAAAGGAGTATTGGTATCTGGTATTCAAGATAAAAATGCTCAGTTATTAGTTTTGGCTATCAACCAAGCGTTGGCAAGTGAAGCTTTTACTACTTCTGAAACAAGACAAATAAGAAAAGGATCTGACGCTAAAGTTGCTCAGTTAATTAATGATATGAAAGCAGGAAGCGTTCATACTTTACTTATGAGTGGTGTTAATCCAGTTTATACATTAGCAGATAGCGAATCTTTTGCTACAGGATTGAAAAAAGTTAAAACATCAGTTGCTTTTTCTTTAAAAGAGGATGAAACTGCTTTGCTTTCTACAATTGCTGCTCCAGTTCCTCATTACTTAGAGTCTTGGAATGATGTGTCTATTACAAAAGGAACTTATGGTCTTACTCAACCGACTATCCGTCCTATATTTGATACAAAACAATTTCAAGATGTTTTATTATCTCTAACAGGAGCTTCTGGAACTTTTTATGATTATATCAAAGCTAACGCTTCTGGAATAATTGCAGGTTCTAGCTGGAATAAAGTATTACATGATGGTATTTTTGTAGGAAGCTCTACGGCACTTTCTGCAGGATCTGTTGATTATACTGCTGCTGCAAATGCAGTATCACAATCAAAAGCTTTAGGTGATTTCGAATTAGTATTGTATACTAAAACAGGAATGGGAGATGGACAACAAGCTAACAACCCTTGGTTGCAAGAGTTTCCAGATCCAATCACAAGAGTTTCTTGGGATAACTATGTGACAGTTTCTAACGCTGATGCTAAGTCATTGAATATGACTAATGAGATTGTTGCAAATGGTGGGTTAAACGGAAGTTATGCTACTATTACAACAGCAGATGGAGTTAAACTTGAAAATGTACCAGTAATTGTTCAGCCAGGACAAGCAGTAGGAACTATTGGATTGGCTTTAGGTTACGGACGTAAAGCGGCTCTAAAAGAAGAAATGATTGTAGGTTTAAATGCTTACTCTTTATATAAAGGTTTTAATGACATTCAATCTGTAAAACTTGCAAAAGCTAGCGGAGAACATGAGTTTGCTTGTGTCCAAGGTCAAAAAACTTTAATGGGAAGAGGAGATATTATTAAAGAAACCTCTCTTGAGATATTTAATACTAAAGATGCTGAATTTTGGAACGAACAACCAAAAGTATCTTTGGATCACAATGAAGTAAATGCTACATCTGTAGATTTATGGGATTCGTTTGATCGTTCAACTGGTCATCACTTTAATCTTTCAATTGATTTAAATGCTTGTACTGGATGTGGGGCTTGTGTTATAGCTTGTCACGCTGAAAACAACGTACCAGTAGTAGGTAAATCGGAAGTAAGAAGAAGTCGTGATATGCACTGGTTGCGTATCGATAGATATTATTCTTCTGAAAGTACTTTTGCTGGAGATAACGAAAGAAAAGATAATATTGCGGGATTGTCAAGTTCATTGTCTACATTTAATGAAATGGAAAAAGCTGGAGATAATCCACAAGTTTCTTTCCAACCAGTAATGTGTCAGCATTGTAACCACGCTCCTTGTGAAACTGTATGCCCAGTTGCTGCAACTTCACACGGTCGTCAAGGACAAAACCAAATGGCTTATAACAGATGTGTTGGTACTCGTTACTGTGCTAATAACTGTCCGTATAAAGTACGTCGTTTCAACTGGTTCTTGTATAACAAAAACAGTGAATTTGATTATCACATGAATGATGATTTAGGTCGTATGGTGTTAAACCCAGACGTAAACGTTCGTTCTCGTGGAGTTATGGAGAAATGTTCTATGTGTATTCAAATGACACAAGCTACAATATTAAAAGCTAAGAATGAAGGTAGATCAGTAGTTGATGGTGAATTCCAGACAGCTTGTTCTAATGCTTGTTCTTCAGGAGCTATGATATTTGGAGATGTAAATGATAAAGAAAGCCAAGTGACTAAATTAGCCGCTGATGATAGAATGTATCATTTATTAGAGCATGTTGGAACAAAACCTAATGTGATTTATCACGTTAAAGTTAGAAATACTTAG
- the nrfD gene encoding NrfD/PsrC family molybdoenzyme membrane anchor subunit, whose amino-acid sequence MSSHYEAPIRKPLVIGDKSYHDVTVDVAAPVEGKANKHWWIVFTIALTAFLWGLGCIIYTVSTGIGTWGLNKTVGWAWDITNFVWWVGIGHAGTLISAVLLLFRQRWRMAINRSAEAMTIFSVVQAGLFPIIHMGRPWLAYWVLPIPNQFGSLWVNFNSPLLWDVFAISTYLSVSLVFWWTGLLPDFAMLRDRAITPFNKRVYSILSFGWSGRAKDWQRFEEVSLVLAGLATPLVLSVHTIVSMDFATSVIPGWHTTIFPPYFVAGAVFSGFAMVNTLLIIMRKVSNLEAYITIQHIELMNIVIMITGSIVGVAYITELFVAWYSGVEYEQYAFLNRATGPYWWAYWSMMTCNVFSPQFMWFKKLRTSIMFSFIISIVVNIGMWFERFVIIVTSLHRDYLPSSWTMFSPTFVDIGIFIGTIGFFFVLFLLYSRTFPVIAQAEVKTILKGTGDNYIRERANKDSHHE is encoded by the coding sequence ATGTCGTCTCACTACGAAGCACCCATTAGAAAACCTTTAGTTATAGGTGATAAATCTTATCACGATGTAACTGTAGATGTAGCTGCGCCTGTTGAAGGTAAAGCAAATAAACATTGGTGGATTGTATTTACAATCGCATTAACAGCTTTCCTTTGGGGATTAGGCTGTATAATTTACACCGTATCTACAGGTATCGGAACATGGGGATTAAATAAAACAGTTGGTTGGGCTTGGGATATCACAAACTTTGTTTGGTGGGTAGGTATTGGTCACGCCGGAACTTTGATTTCAGCAGTATTATTACTTTTCCGTCAACGATGGAGAATGGCGATTAACCGTTCTGCCGAAGCAATGACAATTTTCTCTGTTGTACAAGCAGGTTTATTTCCAATTATTCACATGGGACGTCCATGGTTAGCATACTGGGTATTGCCTATACCAAACCAATTTGGTTCATTATGGGTAAACTTTAACTCACCATTACTTTGGGACGTTTTTGCCATCTCTACGTATCTTTCAGTATCATTAGTTTTCTGGTGGACTGGTTTGTTACCTGATTTTGCAATGCTACGTGATAGAGCAATAACACCTTTTAATAAAAGAGTTTATTCTATCCTAAGTTTTGGATGGAGCGGTAGAGCAAAAGACTGGCAACGTTTTGAAGAAGTATCTTTAGTACTTGCAGGTTTAGCGACTCCACTTGTACTTTCTGTACACACAATTGTATCTATGGACTTTGCAACATCTGTAATTCCAGGATGGCATACAACAATTTTCCCTCCTTACTTCGTTGCAGGAGCGGTTTTCTCTGGATTTGCAATGGTAAATACATTGTTGATCATTATGAGAAAAGTTTCTAATCTTGAAGCTTATATTACAATCCAACATATCGAATTAATGAATATCGTAATTATGATTACGGGATCTATCGTAGGGGTTGCTTATATCACTGAGTTATTCGTAGCTTGGTATTCAGGAGTAGAATACGAGCAATATGCATTCTTAAATAGAGCTACTGGACCTTACTGGTGGGCATATTGGTCAATGATGACTTGTAATGTTTTCTCTCCACAATTCATGTGGTTCAAAAAACTAAGAACAAGTATCATGTTCTCATTTATAATTTCGATTGTTGTAAACATCGGAATGTGGTTTGAAAGATTCGTAATTATTGTTACTTCTTTACATAGAGATTATCTTCCATCTTCTTGGACAATGTTTTCACCAACATTTGTTGATATTGGAATTTTCATCGGAACAATTGGTTTCTTCTTCGTATTGTTTTTACTTTACTCTAGAACATTCCCAGTTATTGCTCAGGCAGAGGTGAAAACTATTTTGAAAGGAACAGGAGATAATTACATAAGAGAAAGAGCAAATAAAGATTCACATCATGAGTAA
- a CDS encoding DUF3341 domain-containing protein has translation MSNKVIYAIYNDDDILMDAVKKTRAAHHHIEEVFTPFPVHGLDKAMGLAPTRLAICSFLYGCVGITVATVMMSYIMIHDWPQDIGGKPSFSFIQNMPAFVPIMFEMTVFFAAHLMVITFYMRSRLWPFKEAENPDVRTTDDHFLMEVAVNNNEEELVSFFQNTGAVEVKVIEKN, from the coding sequence ATGAGTAATAAAGTTATATACGCCATTTATAATGACGATGATATTTTGATGGATGCTGTAAAGAAAACTAGAGCTGCACATCATCATATTGAAGAGGTATTTACTCCATTTCCGGTACACGGATTGGATAAAGCAATGGGCTTAGCGCCTACAAGATTAGCAATATGTTCTTTCTTATATGGATGTGTTGGTATCACTGTAGCGACTGTGATGATGAGTTACATTATGATTCATGACTGGCCTCAGGATATTGGTGGAAAACCAAGTTTCAGTTTCATTCAGAATATGCCAGCATTCGTGCCAATTATGTTTGAAATGACTGTGTTTTTCGCAGCCCACTTAATGGTAATTACTTTCTATATGAGAAGTAGATTATGGCCATTTAAAGAAGCAGAAAACCCGGATGTAAGAACAACAGATGACCATTTCTTAATGGAAGTTGCTGTTAACAATAACGAAGAAGAATTAGTTTCTTTTTTCCAAAACACGGGAGCTGTAGAAGTTAAAGTAATAGAAAAGAATTAA